The Bradyrhizobium guangxiense genomic sequence GCTTACACAGTCATGTGAACGTCATATGGCGCTGCTAGCGCAAGCGCTTCTTTATTGACGGGCAAGGGAGGTTTTCTTGATGGCTCTTCGACATTTTGGCACCGCTGCTGCTGTTGCACTCGCGGTTGGTCTCGGCGCTTCGCCGGCGCTGGCCGTGACGGAAATCCAGTGGTGGCACGCGATGACCGGCGCCAACAACGACGTCATCGTCAAGCTGGCGAACGATTTCAACGCGTCGCAGACCGACTACAAGGTGATCCCGACCTACAAGGGCAACTACCCCGATACGATGAATGCCGGCATCGCCGCATTCCGCGCCGGCAACGCCCCGCACATCATGCAGGTGTTCGAAGTCGGCACCGCGACCATGATGGCCGCGACCGGCGCCGTGAAGCCAGTCTACAAGCTGATGGCCGAGACCGGCGAAAAGTTCGATCCCAAGGCCTATCTGCCCGCGATCACCGGCTACTACTCGACCTCGAAGGGCGAGATGCTGTCGTTCCCGTTCAACTCGTCGTCGACCGTGATGTGGGTCAATCTCGACGAGCTGAAGAAGGCCAATGTCGAGATCCCCAAAACCTGGCCCGACGTGTTCGCCGCGGCCAAGAAGCTCCATGACAACGGTCATGCCACCTGCGGCTTCTCCAACTCCTGGATCACCTGGGTCAATCTCGAGCAGCTCTCGGCCTGGCACAACGTGCCGCTGTCGAGCAAGGCCAACGGCCTCGACGGCTTCGACACCGTGCTCGAGTTCAATGGCCCGCTGCAGGTCAAGCATCTCGAGAAGCTGGTCGAGCTGCAGAAGGACAAGACCTACGATTATGCCGGCCGCACCAACACCGGCGAAGGCCGCTTCACCTCGGGTGAATGCCCGCTCTACCTGACCTCCTCGGCGTTCTTCGGCAACGTCAAGGCCCAGGCCAAGTTCAACTTCACGGCGGTGCCGATGCCCTACTACCCGGACGTCAAGGGCGCGCCGCAGAACTCGATCATCGGCGGCGCTTCGCTCTGGGTCATGGGCGGCAAGCCGGCCGACGATTACAAGGGCGTTGCAAAATTCCTGACCTTCCTCTCCGACACCGATCGTCAGGTCTACATCCAC encodes the following:
- the ugpB gene encoding sn-glycerol-3-phosphate ABC transporter substrate-binding protein UgpB, with protein sequence MALRHFGTAAAVALAVGLGASPALAVTEIQWWHAMTGANNDVIVKLANDFNASQTDYKVIPTYKGNYPDTMNAGIAAFRAGNAPHIMQVFEVGTATMMAATGAVKPVYKLMAETGEKFDPKAYLPAITGYYSTSKGEMLSFPFNSSSTVMWVNLDELKKANVEIPKTWPDVFAAAKKLHDNGHATCGFSNSWITWVNLEQLSAWHNVPLSSKANGLDGFDTVLEFNGPLQVKHLEKLVELQKDKTYDYAGRTNTGEGRFTSGECPLYLTSSAFFGNVKAQAKFNFTAVPMPYYPDVKGAPQNSIIGGASLWVMGGKPADDYKGVAKFLTFLSDTDRQVYIHKASGYLPITKAAYEKAKAEGFYKDQPYLETPLLELTNKEPTENSRGLRLGNMVQLRDVWSEEIEQALAGKKTAKQALDAAVERGNTMLRQFEKTAVK